From Halichoerus grypus chromosome 6, mHalGry1.hap1.1, whole genome shotgun sequence, one genomic window encodes:
- the TPI1 gene encoding triosephosphate isomerase isoform X1 — protein MAEGGEEAEFCLTALYISGQWQRLRGASDLQCVGSSAMAPSRKFFVGGNWKMNGRKKNLGELITTLNAAKVPADTEVVCAPPTAYIDFARQKLDAKIAVAAQNCYKVTNGAFTGEISPGMIKDCGATWVVLGHSERRHVFGESDELIGQKVAHALAEGLGVIACIGEKLDEREAGITEKVVFEQTKVIADNVKDWSKVVLAYEPVWAIGTGKTATPQQAQEVHEKLRGWLKSNVSDAVAQSTRIIYGGSVTGATCKELASQPDVDGFLVGGASLKPEFVEIINAKQ, from the exons ATGGCCGAGGGCGGGGAGGAGGCGGAGTTCTGCCTCACCGCGCTCTACATAAGCGGCCAGTGGCAGCGGCTGCGCGGTGCGTCTGACCTTCAGTGTGTCGGCTCCAGCGCCATGGCTCCCTCCAGGAAGTTCTTCGTCGGGGGGAACTGGAAGATGAACGGGCGGAAGAAGAACCTGGGGGAACTCATCACCACTCTGAACGCGGCCAAGGTGCCGGCCGACACCG AAGTGGTTTGTGCACCCCCCACCGCCTACATCGACTTTGCCCGGCAGAAGCTGGATGCCAAGATTGCTGTGGCCGCGCAGAACTGCTACAAAGTGACGAATGGGGCCTTTACTGGGGAGATCAG CCCTGGCATGATCAAAGACTGTGGAGCCACATGGGTAGTCCTGGGGCACTCAGAAAGAAGGCATGTCTTTGGAGAGTCAGATGAG CTGATTGGACAGAAAGTGGCCCATGCCCTGGCAGAGGGACTTGGAGTAATCGCCTGCATTGGGGAGAAGCTAGATGAGAGGGAAGCTGGCATCACTGAGAAGGTTGTTTTCGAGCAAACCAAGGTCATCGCAG ATAACGTGAAGGACTGGAGCAAGGTTGTCCTGGCCTATGAGCCTGTATGGGCCATTGGGACTGGCAAGACTGCAACACCCCAACAG GCCCAGGAAGTACACGAAAAGCTCCGGGGATGGCTTAAGTCCAACGTCTCTGACGCAGTGGCTCAGAGCACCCGTATCATTTATGGAG gTTCTGTGACCGGAGCAACCTGCAAGGAGCTGGCAAGCCAGCCTGATGTGGATGGTTTCCTCGTGGGCGGGGCTTCTCTCAAGCCCGAGTTTGTGGAGATCATCAATGCCAAACAATAA
- the SPSB2 gene encoding SPRY domain-containing SOCS box protein 2: MGQTALAGGSSSTPTPQTLYPDLSCPEGLEELLSAPRPDLGAQQRHGWNPKDCSENIEVKEGGLCFERRPVAQSTDGARGKKGYSRGLHAWEISWPREQRGTHAVVGVATALAPLQADHYAALLGSNSESWGWDIGRGKLYHQSKGPGAPQYPARPHGEQLEVPERLLVVLDMEEGTLGYAIGGTYLGPAFRGLKGRTLYPAVSAVWGQCQVRISYLGGRRAEPHSLLHLSRLCVRHALGDTRLGQVSALPLPPAMKRYLLYQ, translated from the exons ATGGGCCAGACGGCCCTGGCAGGGGGCAGcagcagcacccccaccccacagacCCTGTACCCTGACCTCTCTTGTCCCGAGGGCTTGGAGGAGCTACTGTCAGCTCCCCGTCCTGATCTGGGAGCCCAACAGCGGCACGGCTGGAACCCCAAGGACTGCTCAGAGAACATCGAGGTCAAGGAAGGGGGGTTATGCTTTGAGCGGCGGCCCGTGGCCCAGAGCACTGACGGGGCCCGGGGTAAGAAAGGCTACTCGAGGGGCCTGCACGCCTGGGAGATCAGCTGGCCCCGGGAACAGAGGGGGACCCACGCCGTGGTGGGCGTGGCCACGGCCCTCGCCCCGCTGCAGGCTGACCACTATGCGGCGCTGCTGGGCAGCAACAGCGAGTCGTGGGGCTGGGACATTGGGCGGGGGAAGCTGTATCATCAGAGCAAGGGGCCCGGGGCCCCCCAGTATCCAGCGAGACCTCATGGTGAGCAGCTGGAGGTGCCGGAGAGGCTGCTGGTGGTTCTGGACATGGAGGAGGGAACTCTGGGCTACGCTATTGGGGGCACCTACCTGGGGCCAGCCTTCCGCGGACTGAAGGGCAGGACCCTGTATCCGGCAGTAAGCGCTGTCTGGGGCCAGTGCCAGGTCCGCATCAGCTACCTGGGCGGAAGGAGAG cGGAGCCACACTCCCTTCTGCACCTGAGCCGCCTGTGTGTGCGCCACGCCCTGGGGGATACCCGGCTTGGCCAGGTATCTGCTCTCCCCTTGCCCCCCGCCATGAAGCGTTACCTGCTCTACCAGTGA
- the TPI1 gene encoding triosephosphate isomerase isoform X2 encodes MIKDCGATWVVLGHSERRHVFGESDELIGQKVAHALAEGLGVIACIGEKLDEREAGITEKVVFEQTKVIADNVKDWSKVVLAYEPVWAIGTGKTATPQQAQEVHEKLRGWLKSNVSDAVAQSTRIIYGGSVTGATCKELASQPDVDGFLVGGASLKPEFVEIINAKQ; translated from the exons ATGATCAAAGACTGTGGAGCCACATGGGTAGTCCTGGGGCACTCAGAAAGAAGGCATGTCTTTGGAGAGTCAGATGAG CTGATTGGACAGAAAGTGGCCCATGCCCTGGCAGAGGGACTTGGAGTAATCGCCTGCATTGGGGAGAAGCTAGATGAGAGGGAAGCTGGCATCACTGAGAAGGTTGTTTTCGAGCAAACCAAGGTCATCGCAG ATAACGTGAAGGACTGGAGCAAGGTTGTCCTGGCCTATGAGCCTGTATGGGCCATTGGGACTGGCAAGACTGCAACACCCCAACAG GCCCAGGAAGTACACGAAAAGCTCCGGGGATGGCTTAAGTCCAACGTCTCTGACGCAGTGGCTCAGAGCACCCGTATCATTTATGGAG gTTCTGTGACCGGAGCAACCTGCAAGGAGCTGGCAAGCCAGCCTGATGTGGATGGTTTCCTCGTGGGCGGGGCTTCTCTCAAGCCCGAGTTTGTGGAGATCATCAATGCCAAACAATAA